Proteins co-encoded in one Raphanus sativus cultivar WK10039 unplaced genomic scaffold, ASM80110v3 Scaffold0295, whole genome shotgun sequence genomic window:
- the LOC130501810 gene encoding serine/threonine-protein kinase AFC3-like isoform X2, with protein MVNEFEKMDKERVRKRARMTWDEAPAEPDAKRSQRHGSDGRVLLSPPLREDDRDGHYNFSLRDNLTPRYKILSKMGEGTFGRVLECWDRETKEYVAVKIIRSIKKYRDAAMIEIDVLQKLVKTDKGRKRCVQMKDWFDYRNHICIVFEKLGPSLFDFLKRNKYSAFPLALVRDFGYQLLESVAYMHELQLVHTDLKPENILLVSSENRSGSNETHFRCLPKSSAIKLIDFGSTVCDNRIHHSVVQTRHYRSPEVILGLGWSYQCDLWSIGCILFELCTGEALFQTHDNLEHLAMMERALGPLPEHMTRKACRGAEKYFRRGGRLNWPEGANSRESIRAVKRLDRLKEMVARHVDNARSGFADLLYGLLQYNPSERLTANDALDHPFFKSAG; from the exons ATGGTGAACGAATTCGAGAAGATGGATAAGGAACGAGTTAGGAAACGGGCTCGTATGACCTGGGACGAGGCGCCAGCTGAACCAGAt GCTAAAAGGTCTCAGAGACATGGAAGCGATGGGAGGGTTTTGTTGTCACCACCACTAAGGGAGGATGATCGCGACGGCCATTACAATTTCAGTTTGAGAGATAATCTCACTCCTAGAT ATAAAATACTAAGCAAGATGGGTGAAG GCACATTTGGTCGGGTTTTGGAATGTTGGGATCGTGAAACTAAAGAGTATGTGGCTGTAAAGATTATCCGAAGCATCAAGAAATACAGGGATGCGGCAATGATTGAGATTGATGTTCTTCAAAAGCTTGTTAAGACTGACAAAGGCCGCAAACG ATGTGTACAGATGAAGGACTGGTTTGATTACAGGAATCATATTTGCATT GTGTTCGAGAAGCTTGGGCCAAGTTTGTTTGACTTTCTAAAGAGAAATAAATACTCCGCATTTCCTCTGGCTCTTGTCCGTGATTTTGGATACCAGCTTTTGGAATCTGTAGCAT ATATGCACGAGTTACAGTTAGTTCACACCGACCTCAAGCCCGAGAACATTCTTTTGGTGTCTTCAGAAAAT AGGAGTGGTTCAAATGAGACGCATTTCAGGTGTTTACCGAAGTCAAGCGCCATTAAACTGATTGATTTTGGCAGTACTGTTTGCGATAACCGGATTCATCACTCCGTTGTCCAAACAAGGCATTACAGGTCCCCTGAGGTCATTTTAG GTCTAGGATGGAGTTACCAGTGTGACTTATGGAGCATAGGTTGTATACTATTTGAACTATGCACT GGTGAGGCTCTATTTCAAACGCATGATAACCTTGAACATCTAGCGATGATGGAGAGGGCATTGGGACCTCTGCCTGAACACATGACCCGGAAAGCCTG CCGGGGTGCTGAGAAATATTTTAGGAGAGGAGGTAGGCTGAATTGGCCTGAAGGGGCCAACTCTAGAGAGAGTATTAGAGCTGTAAAAAGACTAGATCGTCTGAAG GAGATGGTGGCGAGGCATGTAGACAACGCAAGATCGGGATTTGCAGATCTGTTGTATGGTTTACTGCAGTATAATCCGTCCGAGCGTCTAACAGCAAACGATGCTCTTGACCATCCTTTCTTTAAGAGCGCAGGTTGA
- the LOC130501810 gene encoding serine/threonine-protein kinase AFC3-like isoform X1: MVNEFEKMDKERVRKRARMTWDEAPAEPDAKRSQRHGSDGRVLLSPPLREDDRDGHYNFSLRDNLTPRYKILSKMGEGTFGRVLECWDRETKEYVAVKIIRSIKKYRDAAMIEIDVLQKLVKTDKGRKRCVQMKDWFDYRNHICIVFEKLGPSLFDFLKRNKYSAFPLALVRDFGYQLLESVAYMHELQLVHTDLKPENILLVSSENVKLPDNKRSGSNETHFRCLPKSSAIKLIDFGSTVCDNRIHHSVVQTRHYRSPEVILGLGWSYQCDLWSIGCILFELCTGEALFQTHDNLEHLAMMERALGPLPEHMTRKACRGAEKYFRRGGRLNWPEGANSRESIRAVKRLDRLKEMVARHVDNARSGFADLLYGLLQYNPSERLTANDALDHPFFKSAG, translated from the exons ATGGTGAACGAATTCGAGAAGATGGATAAGGAACGAGTTAGGAAACGGGCTCGTATGACCTGGGACGAGGCGCCAGCTGAACCAGAt GCTAAAAGGTCTCAGAGACATGGAAGCGATGGGAGGGTTTTGTTGTCACCACCACTAAGGGAGGATGATCGCGACGGCCATTACAATTTCAGTTTGAGAGATAATCTCACTCCTAGAT ATAAAATACTAAGCAAGATGGGTGAAG GCACATTTGGTCGGGTTTTGGAATGTTGGGATCGTGAAACTAAAGAGTATGTGGCTGTAAAGATTATCCGAAGCATCAAGAAATACAGGGATGCGGCAATGATTGAGATTGATGTTCTTCAAAAGCTTGTTAAGACTGACAAAGGCCGCAAACG ATGTGTACAGATGAAGGACTGGTTTGATTACAGGAATCATATTTGCATT GTGTTCGAGAAGCTTGGGCCAAGTTTGTTTGACTTTCTAAAGAGAAATAAATACTCCGCATTTCCTCTGGCTCTTGTCCGTGATTTTGGATACCAGCTTTTGGAATCTGTAGCAT ATATGCACGAGTTACAGTTAGTTCACACCGACCTCAAGCCCGAGAACATTCTTTTGGTGTCTTCAGAAAATGTAAAGCTTCCTGACAATAAG AGGAGTGGTTCAAATGAGACGCATTTCAGGTGTTTACCGAAGTCAAGCGCCATTAAACTGATTGATTTTGGCAGTACTGTTTGCGATAACCGGATTCATCACTCCGTTGTCCAAACAAGGCATTACAGGTCCCCTGAGGTCATTTTAG GTCTAGGATGGAGTTACCAGTGTGACTTATGGAGCATAGGTTGTATACTATTTGAACTATGCACT GGTGAGGCTCTATTTCAAACGCATGATAACCTTGAACATCTAGCGATGATGGAGAGGGCATTGGGACCTCTGCCTGAACACATGACCCGGAAAGCCTG CCGGGGTGCTGAGAAATATTTTAGGAGAGGAGGTAGGCTGAATTGGCCTGAAGGGGCCAACTCTAGAGAGAGTATTAGAGCTGTAAAAAGACTAGATCGTCTGAAG GAGATGGTGGCGAGGCATGTAGACAACGCAAGATCGGGATTTGCAGATCTGTTGTATGGTTTACTGCAGTATAATCCGTCCGAGCGTCTAACAGCAAACGATGCTCTTGACCATCCTTTCTTTAAGAGCGCAGGTTGA